Genomic segment of Peribacillus frigoritolerans:
CCGATGATCAAATGCAGGCTCGCTGCCAGAATGATATTGATCCCGATGAACATGAGCGTATTTTGATAAAAAGGATTTAGCGATCCGCCGCCGATTAACACTTGAACTGCGGCGAAAAAGATCAATGATAGTGAAATCGAGAGCCAAAAACCTTTTGCTCGCTTAATTGTAGTCATTGCTTTGTCTCCCCTATACTTTTTCTTTTTTGTTTTTACCGAATAAGCCTTGTGGCATGAAAATCAAGATAAGAATCAGTACGACGAAGGCTACAGCATCACGCCATAATGAGTAACCGGCGGCACTGACCAAAGCTTCGATGACACCTAGCAATAGGCCACCGACCATCGCGCCCGGTATAATCCCGATCCCTCCAAGTACGGCGGCAACGAATGCCTTCAATCCCGGAAGCACACCCATAAGCGGCTCGATCTTAATATAGTAAATACCGAAAATGACGCCCGCTGCCCCAGCCAATGCGGAACCGATTGCAAAGGTGGCAGAAATCGTGTTATCGACATTTATCCCCATTAGCTTAGCTGCATCCGCATCGTAGGAAACGGCACGCATCGCTTTTCCTATTTTTGATTTATGAACGATGATTTGAAGGATGATCATCAAGACTACAGCCACTCCAAAAATCAAAACCGATTGACTATTGATGGAAACTCCAAAAATATTGAACTTGTCTGTCGGCAATACATCATTCGGATAAGCTTCCGGCTGTGCACCGCGGACGTAGATGAATCCGTATTCAATCAAAAGGGAAACACCGATGGCAGTGATAAGTGCCGCGATACGTGTTGCGTTACGTAATGGCTTGTACGCGATACGTTCGATCAATACTCCAAACAGCGCACAGACCGTCATCGAGATTAATAGGGCAGGCACGAATGACAGATCCAGGACCGTTATTGAGTAAAACCCAACGAATGAGCCGACCATGAATACATCACCATGTGCAAAGTTTATCAATTTAACAATCCCGTAAACCATCGTATATCCGAGAGCGATAAGGGCATAAATACTTCCTAGTGAAACCCCGTTTATTAACTGTTGTATCAATTCCATGTTCGACTCTCCTTGAAAATCTAATTTTATGAGTGATTAGTCCAGTCTCTTTCATTCCGCTAAGGGGATGTTCAGCATCCTGGCATGCTTGAAAAATGAGAATTCGCCAGCACCTTCTTATTGACGAAGGGCCGGCGAAAGGATTGGAGTTGTACTCCGAAATTAAGGATTGATTTTTGTGTTGAAAACTTGCTCTCCCTCTTTAAACTCAAGGATGGTAGCAGATTTGATTGGATTATGTTTTTCATCCAATGTGAATGTACCCGTTACAAGCTCAAGGTCAGCCGTTTTTTCCAGCGCTTCTTTGATTTTTTCTGAATCCGCTGATCCAGCACGTTTAATCGCGTCTGCAAGGAAGTATCCTGTGTCATATCCTAGAGCGTTAAATGCATCCGGGGATTTATCTTTGTACTTCGCTTTAAATGCAGACACAAAATTCTGAATTTTCTCATCAGGGTCACCTGAAGAATAATGGTTCGTGATGAACGTATTATTTAGAGCTTTTGCACCGGCAATTTCTACTAGCTTAGGAGAATCCCAGCCGTCGCCGCCCATGAATGGAACGTCAAGTCCAGTTTCACGTGCCTGCTTCACGATCAGACCAGCTTCCTCATAGTAACCAGGAAGGAAAATGAAATCAGGTTTTGCCGATTTCAAACGAGTCAATGTGGAACGGAAATCAGTATCCTTCGCGATGTAAGCTTCCTCAGCAACGATTTTTCCACCATTTTTTTCAAATTGTTCTTTAAAGGCTGCCGCTAATCCTTTTGAATAATCACTTGCGCTGTCAATATAGATGGCTGCACTTTTCGCTTTGATTTCTTTAGTGGCAAAGTTCGCAGCTACCGTTCCTTGGAACGGATCGATGAAGCTTGTCCTGAAAACGTAATCGTTCAATTTATCCTTGCTGAAAGTGATTTCCGGGCTTGTACCGGAAGGTGAGATGACCGGCACTTTATTATCTTGTGCAATCTGTACTTGTGCAATCGAGTTCGTGCTTGTCGCTGCACCTACGATTGCTGCAACCTGATCTTGTGATGTCAGCTTGATCGCTCCGCTTGTCGCTTCTGACGCTTCTGATTTATTATCGACTTTTATAAGTTTGATTTTTTTACCGTCAATGCCTTCTTTATTTATTTCTGCAGTCGCAAGCTCCAGACCTTCTGCAATCGATTGTCCATATGAAGCAACACCGCCTGATAATTCAAGGTTGACACCGATTTTTATCGTATCTCCATCTCCGCTTGATTTTTCTGATGAACCAGAGCTGGAACAACCGGCTAGCACTCCTGCAGCAAGTGTTAGAGAAAGGAATGCACCTGCTAGTTTTTTCTTTTTCATAAATAATCCCCCCGTTTAGTAATCATCGCTCTGATGCATGAATATTTATTCAAGATGCCTCAGAAAAAGTTGATTAGATGAAATTTTTGAAATTAAATTAATATTTCGAAAAATAGTTTACCGCATAATTTTCATTCCGTCTATACAATAATTGTGAGAAGATTTCGCCAAATAGGATATTTTTCACAGGAAGTGCTATATCATTTTTATCTTTATATATTTTAAATATTGCGAAAATAGGCGTTATAATCAGAAAAAACTGATAATTTAATTATTTCGATATTGTAAATTCCTTATTTATTGCTCAAAAAATTTTATTCATTCCCTTATTTTTTTAATCCTTTTAATTACATTTTTACCAAAATAGAAGTATATTGATAGGGAATTAAACCCAGTTTTTTAGTTCTTTTTTAGTCTTAATTCCTATATCAAAATTGAATAATACTATATTGGATGTATAAAATCATGCATGAAAATATTGTACTTTTTTATCTTCCTGCATATATTGCATAACCCGATCATCAAACAAAAAAACCGCCAAACGGCGGTTCAGTGGCCTCCTAAATAGGCCATTTTTATTTCTTCACTTGAAGTGAGTTCCTCGGCATTGCCCGACAGGACGATTCGGCCCGTTTCAACTACATAAGCCCGATCTGCAATCGATAATGCAAGGTTGGCGTTTTGCTCGACCAAAAGGATCGTTGTTCCGGTCTCACTGATTTCCTGGATGATGTTGAAGATTTGCTTCACCAAAAGCGGTGCAAGGCCCATCGAAGGTTCATCGAGCAGTAATAACCGTGGTTTTGCCATTAAGGCCCGGCCCATTGCAAGCATCTGCTGTTCACCGCCTGAAAGCGTGCCGGCCTGCTGTTTGATTCTCTCCAGCAGCCTCGGAAATAGCTCATACACCTTTTCCATATCATTATTGATGCCATCTTTGTCTTTCCGTAAATAAGCCCCAAGCTCCAGGTTTTCGGCAACCGTCATGTTGGCAAAGACACGTCGCCCTTCAGGTACATGGGATATGCCCATTTTCACGATGGACTGTGCAGCTTTTCCTCCAATCGGCTCGCCTTCGAACAGAACCTTTCCTTGCTTTGGTTTTAACAGACCGGATATCGTTTTGAGCAACGTGCTTTTTCCCGCTCCGTTCGCCCCGATCAGGGTCACGATCTCGCCCTCGTTAATCTCCATGGAAACCCCTTTTAACGCTTGGATATTGCCATAATAAACATTGATGTCCTCTATTTTCAGCATCAGGAAACCTCCTCCCCTAGATATGCCTCGATAACCTTAGGATCATTGCGGATTTGTTCCGGCTTTCCGTGAGCGATAAGCTGTCCATGATCAAGAACGTAAATCCGTTCGCATACCCCCATTACAAGTGACATATCATGCTCGATGAGCAACACGGTAAGGTTGAATTCCTTCCGGATAAAAGCAATGAGGTTCATTAATTCTTTCGTTTCGTGCGGGTTCATCCCGGCTGCGGGTTCGTCCAGTAAAAGAAGTTTCGGATTGGCGGCTAGAGCACGCGCAATTTCCAGCCGCCTTTGCTGTCCGTATGGAAGATTCTTCGCTTTTTCATCCTTAAAATGGTCAAGATTAAAAATCCTCAAGAATTCGAGCGCCTTTTCATCCATTTCCTTTTCACCGGAAAAATGTCCCGGCAGCCGGAATATGGAGCTTGGAATTCCATGCTTGGCAAGCGAGTGGTAAGCAACCTTCACGTTATCGATCACTGATAACTCACTGAAGAGGCGAATGTTTTGAAAGGTCCTCGAGATCCCTTTTCGGGTAATTTTATATGGCGGCTGCTTATTTAGATTTTCCCCATTCAAAGCAATCGTTCCTTCTGTAGGGACATACACACCCGTCAATAAATTGAAGAAAGTCGTTTTCCCAGCTCCATTCGGCCCGATCAGGCCTACAAGTTCCCCTGGAAATAATTCCACGTTCACATCGGACACAGCTTTCAACCCGCCAAAACGGATACCCACCGAATCTACTTTAAGCAACGGTATTGTGGCTTCCATCCTTTGGGCCCCCTTTCGTTTTTTTATTTGTGAACAATGCCGTGATTTCTCTTGTTCCCATTAAACCCTGCGGGCGGAAAATCATCATCAGGATCAGGACAAGGCTGTAGATGATCATCCTCGTTTCCGGATAATCCTGAAGGAACGTCGTCACGATCGTCAGTAAAATTGCGGCCAAAACCGAACCTGAAAGACTTCCAAGACCGCCAAGTACGACGAAAATCAGAATATCGAAGGATTTTAGGAAACCGAAATTCGATGGCTGGATAATATAGAAATTATGGGCATAAAGCGATCCGGCGATTCCGGCAAAAAAAGCTCCGATGACGAAAGCCGCCACTTTATAATAGGTCGTATTGATTCCCATCGCATCAGCGGCCGTTTCATCTTCCCTTACGGATATGCATGCCCGTCCGTGAGTCGAATTGGTGAAATTCCGGATGACTAAGACGGTGATCATCACACAGGCAAAAACCCATGGCCAAGTAGTCAGGTGGGATACCTGCATCCCGCTTGCCCCGCCTACATAATCAATATTCAAAAGGACGATCCGGACAATTTCGCCAAATCCAAGCGTAGCTATCGCCAGGTAATCCCCCTTCAGACGCAAGCTCGGCACCCCGATCACCATGCCCGCAACAGCGGCTATTACGCCCCCAGCCAATACAGCTATGATGAAAGGAAGTTCAAGCTTCATTGTCATGACTGCCGAAGCATAGGCCCCTACCGCTAAAAAACCTGCATGACCAATCGAGAACTGCCCGGTTATTCCAATGATTAAATGCAGGCTCGTCGCCAGCATGATATTGATGCCGATGAACATGAGCGTGTTGATATAAAATGGGTTGAGCATTCCGTTTGAAATGGTGTACTGCATGATTCCGAAAAAAATAAGTGCGAGCACGATCGAGAGCCAAAAACCCTTTGAATTCTTTAAAGTAGTCATCGCCATGTCTCCCCTATACTTTTTCTCTTTTATTTTTACCGAAAAGACCCTGCGGCAAGAAAATCAAAATCAAGATAAGTACGACGAAAGCCACACCATCGCGCCATAATGAATAACCGGCAGCACTGACCAAAGCCTCGATCACTCCAAGCAGTAGACCGCCGACCATCGCGCCCGGAATGATGCCGATGCCGCCCAAGACTGCTGCAACAAATGCTTTAAGGCCAGGAAGGAC
This window contains:
- a CDS encoding branched-chain amino acid ABC transporter permease: MTTLKNSKGFWLSIVLALIFFGIMQYTISNGMLNPFYINTLMFIGINIMLATSLHLIIGITGQFSIGHAGFLAVGAYASAVMTMKLELPFIIAVLAGGVIAAVAGMVIGVPSLRLKGDYLAIATLGFGEIVRIVLLNIDYVGGASGMQVSHLTTWPWVFACVMITVLVIRNFTNSTHGRACISVREDETAADAMGINTTYYKVAAFVIGAFFAGIAGSLYAHNFYIIQPSNFGFLKSFDILIFVVLGGLGSLSGSVLAAILLTIVTTFLQDYPETRMIIYSLVLILMMIFRPQGLMGTREITALFTNKKTKGGPKDGSHNTVA
- a CDS encoding ABC transporter substrate-binding protein; this translates as MKKKKLAGAFLSLTLAAGVLAGCSSSGSSEKSSGDGDTIKIGVNLELSGGVASYGQSIAEGLELATAEINKEGIDGKKIKLIKVDNKSEASEATSGAIKLTSQDQVAAIVGAATSTNSIAQVQIAQDNKVPVISPSGTSPEITFSKDKLNDYVFRTSFIDPFQGTVAANFATKEIKAKSAAIYIDSASDYSKGLAAAFKEQFEKNGGKIVAEEAYIAKDTDFRSTLTRLKSAKPDFIFLPGYYEEAGLIVKQARETGLDVPFMGGDGWDSPKLVEIAGAKALNNTFITNHYSSGDPDEKIQNFVSAFKAKYKDKSPDAFNALGYDTGYFLADAIKRAGSADSEKIKEALEKTADLELVTGTFTLDEKHNPIKSATILEFKEGEQVFNTKINP
- a CDS encoding branched-chain amino acid ABC transporter permease, giving the protein MELIQQLINGVSLGSIYALIALGYTMVYGIVKLINFAHGDVFMVGSFVGFYSITVLDLSFVPALLISMTVCALFGVLIERIAYKPLRNATRIAALITAIGVSLLIEYGFIYVRGAQPEAYPNDVLPTDKFNIFGVSINSQSVLIFGVAVVLMIILQIIVHKSKIGKAMRAVSYDADAAKLMGINVDNTISATFAIGSALAGAAGVIFGIYYIKIEPLMGVLPGLKAFVAAVLGGIGIIPGAMVGGLLLGVIEALVSAAGYSLWRDAVAFVVLILILIFMPQGLFGKNKKEKV
- a CDS encoding ABC transporter ATP-binding protein yields the protein MEATIPLLKVDSVGIRFGGLKAVSDVNVELFPGELVGLIGPNGAGKTTFFNLLTGVYVPTEGTIALNGENLNKQPPYKITRKGISRTFQNIRLFSELSVIDNVKVAYHSLAKHGIPSSIFRLPGHFSGEKEMDEKALEFLRIFNLDHFKDEKAKNLPYGQQRRLEIARALAANPKLLLLDEPAAGMNPHETKELMNLIAFIRKEFNLTVLLIEHDMSLVMGVCERIYVLDHGQLIAHGKPEQIRNDPKVIEAYLGEEVS
- a CDS encoding ABC transporter ATP-binding protein → MLKIEDINVYYGNIQALKGVSMEINEGEIVTLIGANGAGKSTLLKTISGLLKPKQGKVLFEGEPIGGKAAQSIVKMGISHVPEGRRVFANMTVAENLELGAYLRKDKDGINNDMEKVYELFPRLLERIKQQAGTLSGGEQQMLAMGRALMAKPRLLLLDEPSMGLAPLLVKQIFNIIQEISETGTTILLVEQNANLALSIADRAYVVETGRIVLSGNAEELTSSEEIKMAYLGGH